From a region of the Marmota flaviventris isolate mMarFla1 chromosome 13, mMarFla1.hap1, whole genome shotgun sequence genome:
- the Rgp1 gene encoding RAB6A-GEF complex partner protein 2, translating to MIEVVAELSRGPVFLAGEALECVVTVTNPLPPTATSASSEALAWASAQIHCQFHASESRVALPPPDSSQPDVQPDSQTVFLPHRGERGQCILSTPPKILFCDLRLDPGESKSYSYSEVLPIEGPPSFRGQSVKYVYKLTIGCQRVNSPITLLRVPLRVLVLTGLQDVRFPQDEAVAPSSPFLEEDEGGKKDSWLAELAGERLMAATSCRSLHLYNISDGRGKVGTFGIFKSVYRLGEDVVGTLNLGEGTVACLQFSVSLQTEERVQPEYQRRRGTGGAPSVSHVTHARHQESCLHTTRTSFSLPIPLSSTPGFCTAIVSLKWRLHFEFVTSREPGLVLLPPVEQPEPATWTGPEQVPVDTFSWDLPIKVLPTSPTLASYAAPGPSTSTITI from the exons ATGATTGAAGTGGTAGCTGAGTTGAGCCGAGGTCCTGTATTTCTGGCGGGGGAGGCACTGGAGTGTGTGGTAACCGTCACCAACCCCTTACCTCCTACAGCCACTTCTGCATCCAG TGAGGCTCTGGCTTGGGCCAGTGCCCAGATCCACTGCCAGTTCCATGCCAGTGAAAGTCGAGTAGCACTGCCTCCCCCTGATTCTAGTCAGCCAGATGTCCAGCCTGACAGTCAGACTGTGTTTCTGCCACACCGAG GTGAGAGAGGTCAGTGTATCCTTTCTACTCCACCAAAAATTCTATTTTGTGACCTGAGGCTAGACCCTGGAGAGTCCAAATCAT ACTCCTACAGTGAAGTGCTGCCCATTGAGGGACCACCCTCCTTTCGGGGTCAGTCGGTCAAGTACGTCTACAAACTGACTATTGGCTGCCAGCGTGTCAACTCACCCATCACTTTACTTAGGGTCCCTTTGAGGGTTCTTGTACTGACTG GCCTTCAAGATGTCCGGTTTCCCCAGGATGAGGCTGTAGCCCCATCTAGTCCATTCTTAGAGGAGGATGAGGGTGGCAAGAAGGACTCATGGCTTGCTGAGCTAGCTGGGGAGCGTCTCATGGCTGCCACATCCTGCCGTAGCCTCC ATCTGTATAATATCAGTGATGGTCGAGGGAAAGTTGGGACATTTGGCATCTTCAAATCTGTGTACAGACTTGGCGAGGACGTGGTGGGAACCTTAAACTTAGGGGAAGGAACTGTAGCTTGTTTGCAG TTTTCAGTAAGCTTACAGACCGAGGAACGGGTACAGCCTGAATACCAGCGGCGCCGGGGGACAGGGGGTGCTCCCTCTGTGTCCCATGTGACTCATGCCCGGCACCAGGAGTCCTGCTTACATACTACCAGAACCAGCttctctctccccatccctctcAGCTCTACCCCAGGCTTCTGCACTGCCATTG TGTCCCTGAAGTGGCGACTGCATTTTGAATTTGTAACATCCCGAGAACCAGGATTGGTACTCTTGCCCCCTGTGGAACAACCTGAACCTGCTACCTGGACAGGTCCTGAGCAAGTGCCTGTAGACACCTTCAGCTGGGATCTTCCCATCAAGGTGCTGCCTACAAGCCCAACCCTGGCCTCATATGCTGCTCCAGGCCCCAGCACCAGCACCATAACCATCTGA